The window ATTTCTTTGCCAGTTAAAATGGGGTCAGGAAGCATTTTATACAGATAACAGGATAGAGAGTACATCAGAAAGAAGGCTTACTGCTGCTTCTTCCGGCCACAGCATATCCAGTCTGCTCTAAAATTCAATCATAGACCTGTGAAATAACACACCATATGGATAAGGTTGTCTTGTTCGATGGGAGGTTAAGATCGAGCTTGCGGTCTTTCCCTAAATCAGATATTTTGCGTCCCTCAGAACTTGGTAAACAAAAAAAAAACCAGCTTGGTTGTCATAGTGATTGTACCTTCGTACAGATGTGGACACTGTCAAGGTCATATCGTGAACTTTTTGTTTCAATCATTCAATTTATCAGAACCTGCAACAGTTGCTTTTATCCCCCTCACATTCACCTCCCAGATTCTGATTATGTGACTGCAGAGTATGAGAAAAGGACCTTAATATGCACCAACGATCTAGTTGGGCCTTGCACAATCCTACTCCACATTCGGTACACCATCAGTGGTGTGAGGCTCAAGTGCTTCTTCACCATGCCTCTCCGGCAGCTCCTCAGACAGTGGACTCAAATCGCGCAAACATCAGCAGCAGATGTGGTTACTGTTAAGAACCTTGGTCTCCTTTGAATCTGTGGAGCAACCTCATCATTCCTTAAGTGATTAAGTATTACAAGAGTCCCTCTCATACTAGGCACCTCCAGCAAAACTCAAACTACACCCGGGTGAATCCTTCCGGTTTGCATCACAATAAGTGATGAGACTCGCAGAGGTAGGACAAATAAATGGAAAAAAAATTCAAAATGGAGTCAAATGTGTGTAGTGTAAGCTCTCTTTTCATCAACATTGTCTCTATGTCACTGGCGGTGAGAACATAAGTTTCCCATCACCACAGCATACCAGCAAGCTTCATCTTTCATATGACACAGTCCACAATCCACTTACAAGAGTCTAACTCCAGTCTTCCTAACGTAAAACCCTCATACAACCCCATAGCGTGCATGCCATAACATTTATACAGCATTTCTTTCCATTGAAAAGCAAAATGAGATTTCCAGTTGTTTCCATACCTATAATCTTTTGATTATTGAACTTCTCGGGTTAAGCAAATCCTTCCAGAGCCCAAATATGAGCTGCTCACAGAGGTACACCTCATTCCTAGACTAGAATGTTTACCTCTTAATCTTCTCACTAGCAACTTATAGCTCCTTACAATGTTAGTGGTGATTGACAACCCACCCAATCAAAAACTATATCTTAACTAAGAATTACATACCTGAGAATTTCACCAACGTACCAGCAAAATACATAACTTCCTTGATTAGAACATTATAGAACTAACCAGCCCCTGAATGCCTAAGTTTTTCCAAACCAAGGAACATATAAGCAGAAGTAAGTCAGACTAGCAAACTAGGAAGAATTTCAAATCATTCAATAAGGAGAAACTTACCTCTGTTTACTCATAAAGATCCTGCGCATCCTTAGTACCAACTTCTAAATATTCGCTTGTATGAGAGACAGATGTAAAATGAGAAAAATTTCATTCATTTTCTTCTGTTATTTGCCATCCAAAATATTTTCTTCTGTTATTTGCCATCCAAAATTTTGTACCATCTTATCATGCAGAATGTTGTTAGACAAGAATATAATTTAGGAAATGCAATAGAAGAGGCAAGAATCGTTCCCATACTTATAGGGTGAGTAAACTCATTAGATACTTCTAGCAATCAACTTCTACATTAATTATCTCAATAAGCTATATCATCTCTCAAGTCTCAACTATCAAGTGACACAATGTTCTGTAAATCTCAGATGATATCATTTGTTCCTTACTGGTTCAGCTAAACAAGCATAGTGTGCCATGCATATTTTTTTTTCTATTCCATCATAGTTCTTCTAAAGTTTCATATGCAGAATAGTCATCAATACAACAACACCCAACTAGATAGTTGAAACACAATGATAGGAAGTTGTCCGGTGCGTGTATTATTAGAACAACAAAAGCACAAATATAATTCGTGATTTATCTCGATTCTTATTAAAGGTTCAAAACCATAGAAGCACAATCTATATACCTAATAAGTATATACAATACTACCATACCAGATGGATGCTGACTCAGAGAAAATGGATCAAACCGTTTGTTTGAGCTCAAATCCAGAACCAGGGTCATCAGTACTAGGATAAACCTCAAGCCCGGTGACCATTGCAGAAGGAGGACCACGCCGACATCTCTGCTCCATTTCCTGAACCGCATCGGAATTCCCAGAAAGCAGAGTCTCCACAGACCCATCTCTCCTGTTCCTCACCCAACCCTTCAACCCCAATTGGGTTGCATTCTCTATAGTCCAGTTCCTGTAAAACACACCCTGAACCCTCCCCTTTATCACAAGCCTCACCTGTGCACCCAAAACCCATCACTCCAATTGAATACCACACAACAACAAGGTCGAATCCTCATAAATTTAAACGAAATTTCGATAAACATAGAGGCGAAGTTAGTTTCAATTAAGTAAGGTGAAATTGTTTTGAACAAAGTTAAGCTCTTCGCCACAAATTAACAAAAACCCAATACTCTAATCTGATCAGAGAAATGAAGACTTACCGTTTTGGTGGAGGATTGTGGGGATTCGGAGGCGGCCTGGGTGGTGGTCATGAGGGTCAGAGAAGGTCGAAAGTGAGGTGAACGAGTTCTGAGCAGAGGAGAAAGAGCAGGGCGAGGTAGAAGAAGAAGAGAGCAAAGCGAAAGAGGAAGATGAAGACGATGATGGTGAGGACCAGTGAAATGGGTGATGAATCTAATAGGAGAACTAGCATTGCTGATTTGGGTACATTTGTTCCGAGATGCGAGGAATTTAATTCCGTGTTGACATGTCAGTGGCCTAAGTGGGATTGCTGATGCCATTCGATTTCAGAATCTGTGGCATTAGTACTCTGGTTTTGATTCTTCAGGAGGTTTCTGAAGGCTGAGTCATTGCTTCACCGTAGCTTCTAGAAAAAGCTGGGCAATCAAAACCAGGCCCTAAGAACAACATATAATCAAAAGTCAAAACCACGCCATGACACTGGTGATAAACTTGGGCTTTTAGTTTTATTGCAATATTGGGCATCTGGGCCCAAATACATTTTGCCCACGTGTGTTGGCAATTTATTCCCCATTTTCGAAACAGTAAATACATACATCGTTTTTTTTTAATTAGTTACACGATATCAACTCCTCTGTAAATGTTAATTTTGAGTGTCAAGTACCTCCCCATTTACCTCTATACTAAAGGATGGTCTACCGTTTATAAGTTGTTGGGTCGTGTACTGTTTATAAGTTGTTGTGTGGACTGTTTATAAGCACAGTTTAATAATGTGTTTTTATGTGCTGACCATTTTATCCATGTTGTTTTTAGAAAACCATAATACTGTCATTAACCCTAAATATAAATATGTATATTAGTAGATGTGGACAAATTCCAAATAGACCATGAATGATCGAGAATGATCTGGACGTCGATTGAGCACCAACCTTCTTCTCTATATCAATCCACTCTCTCCATGTGTCTCTGTGAATGATCGAGAACGATCTGGACACCGATTGACCACCGACCTTCTTCTCTATATCAATCCACTCTCTCCCTATGTGTCTCATTCAGCCTTTCACTTTCTGTTCTCATTCAACCTTTCACTTTCTGTACATCGCTATAAAGAATCTATGGATCGTGTTAGAGGATTGGGTTTGATCAAAAATGAAAGTAAGTTTTATTGAATTGGGCATTATTGCAGTTTGTAGCATAAAGTTTGTGTGTTGAATTTTGCATCAAATCTTATCAGTTGTGAGTTTAGTGAAAGTTTTTGTCCATCCCCCATTTCAGGTCTCCAAGTAACAACATCAACAATCTCAGAAAATAGAGAGACATAGGGTGGCGTTTGATCGATACAAGGCGATTATATTCAATGGGGTTAGTGGGATTGGTAGGATGAAGCAAAAGAAGGGGAGCTATGATATTAGTAAAGTCAGAGTTGTGGTGCAGTCTGCGAGCGAAGATGTGAGTTGGGTTTTTGGTGGAATTTGGATTTGATTTGTGGAAATAATTTGAGATTTTGATATTGTGATTTTTTTTTTTTTTTGCAGCTTACTCTTGGTGTGGATGAGAGCTATACTTTGTTTGTGTTGAGGAAAGATGGGAAAGCTATTGTTGGGGAGGCGACTATTGAGGTCAGTTTGTGTTGTAATTTGTTGTTGCTGATTCGAAGATTGATGGGTTGGTTTTGTTTTATTAAAAGGTTGAGCTTTTCATAGAATGAACCAACAATGTGTATGAAGTTAACGATTTTTGTTTCGTTTCAACGAAGATAGTACGTTGTGAGGGTTCTTTTTGATTTGAGAGGTAACTAGGCCAAAATTAACTCAAAGACTTGAATCATTGAGGTAATTTTGTGTGTGATTTAAACATGAATGAGACTTGGAGAGTGAGCCTAGTGTGGGAGCTGAAGATGCATCGCAGTGATGAGAACTGGACTAGTTTTAGGAATTGGGTTTTCTAGAAAAGGTTGGGTTTCAAGAACAAGAATTGGCGAAATGAGTAATAGGGATTATTGCTTGAAGGCATGAGAGCTTGAGTATTTATGGGGATTTCCAGGTTTGTTGCTTGATGGAATTCTCAGCCCCCAAGCCCCTCTTTTTATAGGGCTCAATTTGAAGGTTTTTACGGTGGCTTACAAGGTCTAATCTGCTAGGTAAAGGATTTCCCTCCCTCAGACACGTGATTGATTCTGGCTTTGGAACTTTGGGAAGGAGAAGCTTCCTTCAGAAGATGAGAGGGTTAGTCTCACTGCAAGGACGGCTGCAGGGATGAAAAACAGGGAACGAGGTTGACAAAGCGACTTTGAAACTTGCAATCTCGTCATTTGAGGATGAAGGGGTTGCTTTAGAATCAGTTATAGACCTTCTTCTTCTTCTTCGGACTAGGAGTGAAAGGGACTCCTCCGTTGTGTAAAGTTGTCGTCGTACTGCTACGGGGAGAAAAGAGGGAAGTGGTATGTGGTTCAGCAATGGGAATGCAAAAGGAGATTGGGCCTTTCCTAAAAGAAGAGGGTTTAGGCTTTTCTAAAAGAAAAAGGTGTTGGGCTTTGGATTCAAAGGCCATTTGGGTTTTGGGAATGGGTAGTCTAGTTCTCTTGTTATCACAAATTTGTCATCGATTTAAGCCGTTGGGCTTGAGTTTCGAACCCAAGACCGAAACTATTAACATCATTAAACCGATGAATGAGCGTCATGTGTCTCCGAAACCTTCCACACCACACCCACTTTTACAAGCCCTACGGATGCGTGGATGCGGCTTGGGTCCACATCGATAGGCATGTTTTCTTGGCGGGTTAAAATTATGGATTTAACCCAAGACTATGAGTTTTTTGTATGATTCGCTTAACAAATTGTCGTGTGACAAAGTATATAATTTTTTGGGTATCAACAAGTGTCTGTGAGTGTTTTAGCTTTGGAGTTCTTTGGTGTTTGTTGGAAAGTTTAGAGGCAGATGTGTGTGGTAGTTTGTTGCTGATGTGAAAATCAAAGGGTTCATTATGTGGTCGTAAAGGCTTAAGCTTTCTGTAAATTGAACCAATAATGTGAATCAAGATGGCAACTTTTTGTTATGTTTGATTGAAAATAATATAGATAAGAGTAAAGGGCGCTATTGTTTTTTGCATTTCTGTAGGACTACATGTAGCTCTGAATACTACAGTTTAATTTTAGATCCTGTTTAATTTAATCTGGACTTGCATTTAGACTAATATTATAACAATATATTTTGGTTGTGTTGTGAGTTGATATGTGTTTTGGACATTACCTCCCACAACAAGATCGTTTCCAAGGATTTTCAGGGCCGTTACGGTAGAGCTTATCTCTTTAGAAACGTGTAAGAACAATTGCTTCTAGGTTCTTTGTTTGTGCAAGGGCATTATTCACATTAGAACCACAAAAGAAATCAAAAAGGTAAAAACATTATTCATTATAAAATTGTTACATTTTATTTCATTTTGTAATATGGGATTACTATTGGGACTGATTAATGGGACATTACATGAACCTAGATTTCCCTTTAGTTAAAACACTACAAAAAATGAAAATATGCAATGATGTTATTTCTTAT of the Fragaria vesca subsp. vesca linkage group LG6, FraVesHawaii_1.0, whole genome shotgun sequence genome contains:
- the LOC101296128 gene encoding uncharacterized protein LOC101296128, producing MASAIPLRPLTCQHGIKFLASRNKCTQISNASSPIRFITHFTGPHHHRLHLPLSLCSLLLLPRPALSPLLRTRSPHFRPSLTLMTTTQAASESPQSSTKTVRLVIKGRVQGVFYRNWTIENATQLGLKGWVRNRRDGSVETLLSGNSDAVQEMEQRCRRGPPSAMVTGLEVYPSTDDPGSGFELKQTV
- the LOC101296409 gene encoding beta-hexosaminidase 1-like, coding for MKQKKGSYDISKVRVVVQSASEDLTLGVDESYTLFVLRKDGKAIVGEATIEVSLCCNLLLLIRRLMGWFCFIKRLSFS